A region from the Hippoglossus hippoglossus isolate fHipHip1 chromosome 18, fHipHip1.pri, whole genome shotgun sequence genome encodes:
- the dctn6 gene encoding dynactin subunit 6, protein MSDASKQLMAQKSGKIAAGAVVCVESEIRGDVSIGARTVVHPKARIIAEAGPIVIGEGNLIEEQALIINSYPENIMPDTEGVEPKTMTIGTNNVFEVGCVSQALKIGDNNVIESKADLGRNVILTSGCIVGACCQVNTCEVVPENTVVYGSNCIRRVQSEKPQPQTLQLDFLMKILPNYHHLKKTVKGSGTPVRN, encoded by the exons ATGTCAGACGCCAGCAAACAGCTGATGGCTCAGAAAAG TGGTAAAATTGCAGCTGgagcagttgtgtgtgttgagagtGAAATAAGAGGAGATGTGTCCATCG GAGCCAGAACAGTCGTCCACCCAAAGGCCAGGATCATAGCAGAGGCTGGGCCTATTGTTATTGGAGAGGGGAATCTAATAGAGGAGCAGGCTCTTATTATCAAcag TTATCCAGAGAACATCATGCCAGACACAGAGGGAGTGGAGCCAAAGACCATGACGATTGGAACCAACAACGTGTTCGAGGTTGGATGTG TTTCCCAAGCTCTGAAAATTGGGGACAATAATGTGATTGAGTCCAAGG CTGATCTCGGGAGGAATGTGATCCTGACCAGCGGCTGCATCGTGGGCGCCTGCTGCCAGGTCAACACGTGCGAGGTCGTGCCCGAGAACACGGTCGTGTACGGCTCAAACTGCATCAGGCGCGTGCAGAGTGAGAAGCCGCAG CCTCAGACTCTGCAGCTCGACTTCCTCATGAAGATTCTGCCCAACTACCACCACCTGAAGAAGACGGTGAAGGGAAGCGGCACGCCCGTGAGGAACTGA